The following coding sequences lie in one Nitratireductor mangrovi genomic window:
- a CDS encoding FAD-linked oxidase C-terminal domain-containing protein yields MSGPAMPKPDAETISRRAEIVADMRIIVPGEGVVDTDVEMRAFESDGLTAYRQLPLVVVLPETTAQVARILKYCMDRSIRVVPRGSGTSLSGGALPLEDAVLLVMSRFNRILDIDYANRTVTAQPGVTNLAITHAVEQEGFYYAPDPSSQIACSIGGNVAENSGGVHCLKYGLTANNVLGVEMALISGEVIRLGGKHLDAEGYDLLGVMTGSEGLLGVVTEVTVRILRKPEAARAMLVGFPSSEAAGQCVADIIGAGIVPGGMEMMDRPAIHAAEDFVHAGYPRDVEALLIVELDGPGAEIDHLLARVEEIAAKNGATTSRVSTSEEERLSFWAGRKAAFPAVGRISPDYYCMDGTIPRKELPRVLAGMRAMSEKYGLGVANVFHAGDGNLHPLILYDANKPGELEKAEAFGADILRLCVEVGGVLTGEHGVGVEKRDLMPAMFSEADLDQQMRVKCAFDPNHLLNPGKMFPQLRRCAELGRMHIHRGQMPFPDIPRF; encoded by the coding sequence ATGTCGGGCCCGGCCATGCCGAAACCGGATGCCGAAACCATCTCGCGTCGCGCCGAGATCGTCGCCGACATGCGGATCATCGTGCCGGGCGAAGGTGTGGTCGATACCGACGTCGAGATGCGCGCCTTCGAGAGCGACGGGCTGACCGCCTACCGACAGTTGCCGCTGGTGGTGGTTCTGCCCGAAACGACGGCGCAGGTCGCGCGCATCCTGAAATATTGCATGGACCGCAGCATCCGCGTCGTGCCGCGCGGTTCGGGAACGTCGCTATCGGGCGGCGCGCTGCCGCTTGAGGACGCCGTGCTCCTGGTGATGAGCCGCTTCAACCGCATTCTCGACATCGACTACGCCAACCGTACCGTGACGGCGCAGCCGGGCGTCACCAATCTCGCCATCACCCACGCCGTCGAGCAGGAGGGGTTCTACTACGCCCCCGACCCCTCCTCGCAGATCGCCTGTTCGATCGGCGGCAATGTGGCCGAAAACTCGGGCGGCGTGCATTGCCTGAAATACGGGCTGACCGCCAACAATGTCCTCGGCGTCGAGATGGCGCTGATCAGCGGCGAGGTGATCCGCCTCGGCGGCAAGCATCTCGACGCGGAAGGCTACGACCTTCTGGGCGTGATGACGGGTTCGGAGGGGCTGCTCGGCGTCGTCACCGAGGTCACCGTGCGCATCCTCCGCAAGCCGGAGGCGGCGCGTGCCATGCTGGTCGGCTTTCCGTCGAGCGAGGCGGCCGGCCAGTGCGTCGCCGACATCATCGGCGCCGGTATCGTGCCCGGCGGCATGGAGATGATGGACCGGCCGGCAATCCACGCGGCGGAGGACTTTGTCCATGCCGGCTATCCGCGCGACGTCGAGGCGCTGCTGATCGTTGAACTGGACGGACCGGGGGCGGAGATCGACCATCTGCTCGCGCGCGTCGAAGAGATCGCGGCAAAGAACGGCGCCACCACCAGTCGTGTCTCCACTTCGGAGGAGGAACGGCTGTCTTTCTGGGCCGGGCGCAAGGCGGCGTTTCCGGCCGTCGGTCGCATTTCGCCTGACTACTACTGCATGGACGGGACCATCCCGCGCAAGGAACTGCCGCGAGTGCTCGCCGGCATGCGGGCGATGTCGGAGAAATACGGGCTGGGTGTCGCCAATGTCTTCCACGCCGGTGACGGCAATCTGCACCCGCTGATCCTTTATGACGCAAACAAACCGGGGGAACTCGAAAAGGCGGAGGCGTTCGGGGCCGACATCCTCAGGCTTTGCGTCGAGGTCGGCGGCGTACTGACCGGCGAACATGGGGTCGGGGTGGAAAAGCGCGATCTGATGCCGGCGATGTTTTCGGAGGCGGATCTCGACCAGCAGATGCGGGTCAAATGCGCCTTCGACCCCAATCATCTGCTCAACCCCGGCAAGATGTTTCCGCAGTTGCGCCGGTGCGCCGAACTGGGCCGCATGCACATCCATCGCGGCCAGATGCCGTTCCCGGATATTCCGAGGTTCTGA
- a CDS encoding DUF4870 family protein, with translation MSDMNSGPSEPRQTDRWLDPGKTNIQIIYILYLVSLAIGLTALIGIVIAYMNRGKAGGWVETHYTWAIRTFWIGLLYGLVSALLMVVGIGFLLMIAVAIWAIVRIVIGLQKVSRDEPIGNPESWLI, from the coding sequence ATGAGCGACATGAATTCCGGTCCGTCCGAGCCGCGCCAGACCGATCGCTGGCTCGATCCGGGCAAGACCAACATCCAGATCATCTACATTCTCTATCTGGTCAGCCTGGCGATCGGGCTGACGGCGCTGATCGGTATCGTCATCGCCTACATGAACCGCGGCAAGGCCGGCGGCTGGGTCGAAACGCACTACACCTGGGCGATCCGTACCTTCTGGATCGGCCTGCTCTACGGCCTCGTCTCGGCGCTGCTCATGGTTGTCGGGATCGGCTTCCTGTTGATGATCGCGGTGGCGATCTGGGCCATCGTGCGCATCGTCATCGGCCTGCAGAAGGTGTCGCGCGACGAGCCGATCGGCAATCCTGAAAGCTGGCTGATATGA
- a CDS encoding FCD domain-containing protein, whose amino-acid sequence MSELFSRIDHARTADEVVRRIEDLILEGILRSGDRLPGERELASMFDVSRPILRDALKQLEARGLLVSRHGGGTRVADIIGEVFTQPVMELISGHGKATADYLEFRREIEGVAARLAAERATPDDRVLLSGILDRMRAAHERADFDEEARLDVEFHGAIGECAHNIILLHTLRSCYRLLADGVFFNRTLIYRLAGARDALLEQHLAIGDAVLAGKPASALEAARRHIDFVESAIAKAERADNWQKVSRLRLAQRSRDHRNV is encoded by the coding sequence TTGAGCGAACTGTTTTCCCGCATCGACCACGCGCGCACCGCCGACGAGGTGGTGCGCCGCATCGAGGATCTGATCCTTGAGGGCATCCTTCGCTCGGGCGACCGCCTGCCGGGCGAGCGCGAACTCGCCAGCATGTTCGACGTATCCCGGCCGATCCTGCGCGACGCGCTGAAACAGCTCGAGGCGCGCGGCCTGCTGGTCTCCCGACATGGCGGCGGCACACGCGTTGCCGACATCATCGGCGAGGTTTTCACCCAGCCGGTGATGGAGCTCATTTCCGGCCACGGCAAGGCTACCGCCGACTACCTGGAGTTTCGCCGCGAGATCGAGGGGGTTGCCGCGAGGCTCGCCGCGGAACGCGCGACACCCGACGACCGCGTGCTGCTGTCCGGTATTCTGGACCGGATGCGCGCGGCGCACGAGCGCGCCGACTTCGACGAGGAAGCCAGGCTCGACGTCGAGTTCCACGGCGCAATCGGCGAGTGCGCCCACAACATCATCCTGCTCCACACGCTCCGCTCCTGTTATCGGCTGCTGGCCGACGGCGTCTTCTTTAACCGCACGCTCATCTACCGTCTGGCCGGTGCCCGCGACGCCCTGCTCGAGCAGCATCTGGCGATCGGCGACGCTGTCCTGGCCGGGAAACCGGCAAGCGCCCTCGAAGCGGCGCGGCGACATATCGATTTCGTCGAGAGCGCGATCGCCAAGGCCGAACGCGCCGACAACTGGCAGAAGGTGTCGCGACTGCGGCTGGCCCAGCGCAGTCGAGACCACCGCAACGTGTAA
- a CDS encoding ASCH domain-containing protein, with amino-acid sequence MLFKQEALEGIARGEVTVAFRRWKKPTVKAGSRVRTALGEVLIGNVMPVADNTLDKGAARRAGFATLAALETSLRGGEDRRLYRVEIAGIVPDARVALREAADIGEVERAEIGTRLARWDRSVGRDGYHQAILRLISKRPGEAAAELASTLGVEKLKFKRDVRKLKELGLTISLETGYRLSARGEVFVGGCSL; translated from the coding sequence ATGCTTTTCAAGCAGGAAGCTCTTGAAGGAATTGCGCGCGGCGAGGTGACGGTCGCCTTCAGGCGCTGGAAGAAACCGACGGTGAAGGCCGGCTCGCGGGTGCGCACAGCGCTCGGCGAGGTGCTGATCGGGAACGTGATGCCTGTTGCAGACAACACCCTTGATAAGGGCGCAGCGCGCCGCGCGGGCTTTGCCACGCTGGCGGCGCTGGAAACCAGCCTGCGTGGTGGTGAAGATCGCCGGCTCTATCGGGTCGAGATTGCCGGCATCGTGCCGGACGCCCGTGTCGCGTTGCGCGAGGCGGCGGATATTGGCGAGGTCGAGCGGGCCGAGATCGGTACCCGTCTTGCCCGCTGGGATCGATCCGTGGGTCGGGACGGTTACCACCAGGCGATCCTGCGCCTGATCAGCAAGCGTCCGGGTGAGGCCGCGGCGGAGCTGGCGTCGACGCTCGGGGTTGAGAAGCTCAAATTCAAACGCGATGTGCGTAAACTCAAGGAGCTCGGCCTGACAATCAGCCTCGAGACCGGCTACCGCCTTTCGGCACGGGGAGAAGTTTTCGTTGGGGGATGCTCGCTTTGA
- the glcE gene encoding glycolate oxidase subunit GlcE, translating to MTTFQPAASAEVVETVKWAAGEQSSLEILGCGSKRGIGRPLQCEHVLDLSGLTGVTLYEPEELVLSARAGTSLAEIEALLAENRQQLAFEPMDYGPLLGGKAGHATIGGVLAANLSGPRRIKAGAARDHVLGVHAVSGRGEAFKSGGRVVKNVTGYDLSKALAGSWGTLAAVTEVTFKVLPAAETETTLVLRGLSEADATMAMAAAMGSAGEVSGAAHLPESVTGVVADGRFAGEPSTLFRIEGFGPSVTYRMNLLRDLLKGGAFEEVEADISRTLWREIRDVAPFADGSEKPVWRVSMAPAQAHEMVMALRMAAAADAFYDWQGGLVWLRMEGDPEAEIVRRSIAAHGGGHATLVRAAPAWRASVPVFQPQPPALAALSARLKGQFDPNDILNQGRMFQSTASASLAREA from the coding sequence TTGACCACCTTCCAGCCTGCCGCGTCCGCCGAGGTTGTGGAAACCGTCAAATGGGCGGCGGGCGAACAGTCGTCGCTGGAGATACTCGGCTGCGGTTCGAAACGCGGCATAGGCCGGCCGCTGCAATGCGAGCATGTGCTCGACCTTTCCGGCCTGACCGGCGTGACGCTCTACGAACCCGAGGAACTGGTGCTATCGGCCCGCGCTGGCACGTCGCTTGCCGAGATCGAGGCCCTGCTTGCCGAAAATCGCCAGCAACTTGCCTTCGAGCCGATGGATTATGGACCGCTGCTCGGCGGTAAGGCCGGTCATGCCACGATCGGCGGCGTGTTGGCCGCCAACCTTTCGGGACCAAGGCGAATCAAGGCTGGCGCGGCGCGCGACCACGTGCTTGGCGTCCACGCGGTGTCGGGGCGTGGCGAGGCCTTCAAGTCGGGCGGACGCGTGGTGAAGAACGTCACCGGCTACGACCTTTCCAAGGCACTGGCCGGGTCCTGGGGCACGCTGGCGGCGGTTACCGAGGTCACTTTCAAGGTGCTGCCGGCAGCCGAGACCGAAACGACCTTGGTGCTGCGAGGTCTTTCGGAGGCCGACGCGACAATGGCGATGGCGGCGGCGATGGGCTCGGCGGGCGAAGTCTCTGGCGCCGCGCACTTGCCCGAAAGTGTCACAGGTGTGGTCGCGGACGGCCGGTTTGCCGGTGAGCCATCGACGCTGTTCAGGATCGAAGGGTTCGGTCCGTCGGTGACATATCGCATGAACCTTTTGCGTGACCTCCTCAAAGGCGGTGCTTTTGAAGAGGTCGAGGCCGACATCTCGCGGACTCTGTGGCGCGAAATCCGCGACGTGGCGCCTTTCGCCGACGGTTCCGAAAAGCCGGTCTGGCGCGTGTCGATGGCGCCGGCGCAGGCGCACGAGATGGTAATGGCGTTGCGCATGGCGGCCGCAGCAGACGCCTTCTACGACTGGCAGGGCGGCTTGGTGTGGCTGCGCATGGAAGGTGATCCGGAGGCGGAAATCGTCAGGCGTTCGATCGCGGCGCATGGCGGCGGCCACGCCACGCTGGTGCGCGCCGCGCCCGCCTGGCGCGCCTCGGTACCCGTCTTCCAACCCCAGCCACCGGCACTTGCAGCCTTGTCGGCCCGGCTGAAAGGCCAGTTCGATCCGAACGACATTCTCAATCAGGGGCGGATGTTTCAGTCGACCGCGTCTGCTAGCCTCGCCCGAGAAGCTTGA
- a CDS encoding LutB/LldF family L-lactate oxidation iron-sulfur protein codes for MQITSPNFKQNAVQALQDAQLQKAMGNVRAGFIDKRRKAADALPEFEALRDAARDIKDHTLAHLDLYLEAYEKKVTEAGGHVHWAETAEDARRIILDICRMQNAKTVTKGKSMITEEIALNDFLALAGIEAVETDLGEYIIQLRGEHPSHIIAPAVHVNKDQVEADFRRVHDYLAPNRDLSEPESLLDEARRVLRAKYFEADVGITGANFLVAETGSSVIVTNEGNGDLTQMLPRVHVVVASIEKIVPTLNDVGQILRVLARSATGQDMSVYTTFSTGPRRRGDPDGPEQYHVILLDNGRSSMLGTEFQDMLRCIRCGACMNHCPVYHAVGGHAYGWVYPGPMGAVLTPSLVGVDKSGHLPNASTFCGRCESVCPMRIPLPKMMRSWREREFERGLNPATQRYGLKLWAAFAKRPRLYKFATSLAIPALSLFGGRKKRFSALPFAGGWTRFRDLPAPERRTFMQQWRQGAAVSRRGPT; via the coding sequence GTGCAGATCACCTCTCCCAACTTCAAGCAGAACGCCGTCCAAGCCCTGCAGGACGCCCAACTCCAGAAGGCGATGGGCAATGTGCGCGCCGGCTTCATCGACAAGCGACGGAAGGCGGCCGATGCGCTGCCCGAGTTCGAGGCGTTGCGCGATGCCGCGCGCGACATCAAGGACCACACGCTCGCCCATCTCGATCTCTATCTGGAGGCCTACGAGAAGAAGGTCACCGAGGCCGGGGGCCACGTGCACTGGGCCGAGACGGCGGAGGATGCGCGTCGCATCATCCTCGACATCTGCCGCATGCAGAACGCAAAGACGGTGACCAAGGGCAAATCGATGATCACCGAGGAGATCGCGCTCAACGATTTCCTCGCCCTTGCCGGCATCGAGGCGGTCGAGACCGACCTCGGCGAATACATCATCCAGTTGCGCGGCGAGCACCCGAGCCACATCATCGCACCGGCCGTCCACGTCAACAAGGACCAGGTCGAGGCCGACTTCCGCCGCGTCCACGACTACCTCGCCCCGAACCGAGACCTGTCGGAACCGGAAAGCTTGCTCGACGAGGCGCGCCGCGTGCTGCGGGCGAAATATTTCGAGGCCGATGTCGGCATCACCGGCGCCAACTTTCTCGTCGCCGAAACCGGCAGCTCGGTCATCGTCACCAATGAGGGCAATGGCGACCTGACGCAGATGCTGCCGCGCGTCCATGTCGTCGTTGCGTCGATCGAGAAGATCGTGCCGACGCTCAACGATGTCGGCCAGATCCTGCGCGTTCTGGCACGCTCGGCGACCGGCCAGGACATGAGCGTCTACACGACTTTTTCGACGGGACCGCGCCGCCGAGGCGACCCTGACGGGCCGGAGCAATATCACGTCATCCTGCTCGACAACGGCCGCTCCTCGATGCTCGGCACCGAGTTCCAGGACATGCTCAGATGCATTCGCTGCGGTGCCTGCATGAACCACTGCCCGGTCTACCACGCCGTCGGCGGCCACGCTTACGGCTGGGTTTATCCCGGACCGATGGGGGCCGTGCTCACCCCGTCCCTGGTCGGCGTCGACAAGTCGGGGCACCTGCCAAACGCCTCGACCTTCTGCGGACGCTGCGAGAGCGTGTGTCCGATGCGCATCCCGCTGCCGAAGATGATGCGCAGCTGGCGCGAGCGCGAATTCGAGCGTGGGCTCAACCCGGCGACCCAGCGCTACGGACTGAAGTTGTGGGCCGCCTTCGCCAAGCGGCCGAGGCTCTATAAGTTCGCGACCTCGCTCGCCATTCCGGCGTTGTCGCTCTTCGGTGGCAGGAAGAAGCGTTTTTCCGCCCTGCCCTTCGCCGGCGGCTGGACAAGGTTTCGCGACCTGCCCGCGCCCGAGCGCCGCACCTTCATGCAGCAATGGCGCCAGGGCGCGGCTGTGTCGAGACGAGGGCCGACATGA
- a CDS encoding DUF3422 family protein, with amino-acid sequence MAEAQKQPGKNEALVGTVLGLRAHDGRAAAVGEVHARPHPLIDTPRNIVQLAFMTEGGSSVDHAVLAELSRRLGVAPPDRQARHHAMKWGRGSLRWERHTEFSTYLWEGPPGTRGAPGDDSPFGNGFSPPGTVISGVRIEIRKWTPQAERAVAGFDPASLCFSHVEGGKAAVATDFRQDGDGLTRVLVLDRGLTPARVGALSQRLIDIETYRTLAMLGLPLAQSLSPRIRRIEDRLAQLTGEMRSRERGNSEGLLGELTELAAELEADAAASLYRFGASRAYHGIVEERLAALAEEAAPGHDTWSGFLQRRVAPAMRTCRSIEERQANLSRKLARAATLLRTWVDVEVERQNRDVLASMNRRARLQLRLQQTVEGLSVAAVSYYVVGLVGYLAKGGVAFGFEPKPELVTAAAVIPVILAVWWLVRRIRRHNADGDSQEAKSG; translated from the coding sequence ATGGCCGAAGCACAGAAACAGCCGGGAAAGAATGAGGCACTTGTCGGGACGGTGCTGGGTTTGCGCGCGCATGACGGTCGCGCCGCTGCGGTCGGCGAGGTTCATGCCCGCCCCCATCCCTTGATCGACACACCGCGCAACATCGTGCAGCTCGCCTTCATGACCGAAGGCGGCTCGTCCGTCGACCATGCCGTTCTGGCCGAGCTTTCGCGCCGTCTCGGCGTCGCGCCGCCGGACCGTCAGGCCCGGCACCACGCGATGAAGTGGGGACGCGGCTCGCTGCGCTGGGAGCGCCATACCGAATTTTCCACCTATCTCTGGGAGGGGCCGCCCGGAACCCGTGGCGCGCCGGGCGACGACAGCCCGTTCGGGAACGGCTTTTCGCCGCCGGGAACGGTGATTTCCGGTGTTCGCATCGAGATCAGGAAATGGACCCCGCAGGCCGAACGCGCGGTGGCCGGTTTCGATCCGGCGAGCCTGTGCTTTTCGCATGTCGAAGGCGGTAAGGCCGCCGTTGCGACCGATTTTCGCCAGGACGGCGACGGCCTGACTCGGGTTCTGGTGCTCGACCGCGGGCTCACGCCGGCGCGGGTGGGGGCGCTGTCGCAGCGTCTCATCGACATTGAGACCTATCGTACGTTGGCGATGCTCGGCCTGCCGCTGGCGCAGTCGCTGTCGCCGCGCATCCGGCGTATCGAGGACCGTCTGGCGCAACTGACTGGCGAAATGCGTTCGCGGGAGAGGGGCAACAGCGAAGGCCTGCTAGGCGAACTGACGGAACTGGCCGCGGAACTCGAGGCCGACGCGGCGGCAAGCCTCTACCGGTTTGGCGCCAGCCGGGCCTATCACGGAATCGTGGAGGAGCGGCTTGCCGCGCTCGCCGAAGAGGCAGCACCCGGACACGACACCTGGTCGGGATTTCTTCAGCGTCGTGTCGCGCCGGCCATGCGCACATGCCGCTCGATCGAGGAACGGCAGGCGAACCTGTCGCGCAAGCTGGCTCGCGCGGCGACGCTGCTGCGAACCTGGGTCGATGTCGAGGTCGAGCGCCAGAACCGAGATGTGCTCGCCTCGATGAACCGGCGCGCCAGGCTGCAGCTGCGTCTGCAGCAGACAGTCGAGGGCCTGTCCGTAGCGGCGGTCTCCTACTACGTCGTCGGCCTGGTAGGCTACCTTGCGAAGGGTGGCGTCGCGTTTGGCTTCGAGCCGAAGCCGGAACTGGTAACGGCGGCCGCGGTCATTCCCGTCATTCTAGCCGTCTGGTGGCTGGTGCGGCGGATCAGGCGTCACAATGCCGACGGTGACTCGCAGGAAGCGAAGTCGGGCTAA
- a CDS encoding (Fe-S)-binding protein codes for MHTTADEPTTTPNVGLFVTCLVDLFRPQIGFAAVRLIEDAGCTVDVPMAQTCCGQPAYNSGDRKDARAIAENTIRAFEGFDYVVAPSGSCAGMLKKHYPRLFADDPAWKERAEAFASRVHELVSFLADVMGVEKVSASHATTATYHDSCSGLRELGIAAQPRALLGSVEGLTLNEMPDSDVCCGFGGTFCVKYSDISNAIVEKKTAAIEESGADMLLAGDLGCLMNMAGKLKRQGSRVEARHVAEVLAGMTDGAPIGGRG; via the coding sequence ATGCACACGACCGCCGACGAGCCGACAACAACACCGAACGTCGGCCTTTTTGTCACCTGTCTGGTCGACCTGTTCCGTCCGCAGATTGGCTTCGCCGCGGTCAGGCTGATCGAAGATGCCGGCTGCACGGTCGATGTGCCGATGGCGCAGACCTGCTGCGGCCAGCCGGCCTACAATTCCGGCGACCGCAAGGACGCGCGCGCCATTGCCGAAAACACGATCCGCGCCTTCGAGGGCTTCGACTATGTCGTTGCCCCCTCGGGCTCTTGCGCCGGCATGTTGAAGAAGCACTATCCTCGCCTGTTCGCCGACGACCCGGCCTGGAAGGAGCGCGCCGAAGCATTCGCATCGCGGGTACACGAACTCGTCTCTTTCCTTGCCGACGTGATGGGCGTCGAGAAGGTCTCCGCGAGCCACGCGACGACCGCCACCTACCACGATTCCTGTTCCGGACTGCGCGAACTCGGCATTGCCGCGCAGCCGCGCGCTCTGCTCGGCTCGGTCGAGGGTCTCACGCTTAACGAAATGCCTGATTCCGACGTCTGCTGCGGCTTTGGCGGCACGTTCTGCGTCAAATATTCCGACATCTCCAACGCCATCGTCGAAAAGAAGACCGCGGCCATCGAGGAAAGCGGCGCCGACATGCTCCTCGCCGGCGACCTCGGCTGCCTGATGAACATGGCCGGCAAACTCAAGCGGCAGGGTTCCAGGGTCGAGGCCCGCCACGTGGCCGAGGTGCTGGCCGGCATGACCGACGGTGCGCCGATCGGGGGACGGGGCTAG
- a CDS encoding LysR family transcriptional regulator: MTNIADLEIFARVVSAGSLSGAGRELGLSPAVVSKRLRKLEDRLGTRLLQRTTRQVALTEAGQGFYERVVAIIAGIEEAESYVTRRSTQPRGTLKISAPTSFARMHIAPHLGAFMRENADLSINLVLTDEFVDIVGEGFDLAIRIAELSDSSLVARRLAPVERVLVAAPTYLAANGTPQSIEDLDRHVCLAQHNNEAWRLEGPQGPFVYRAEGPLQTNSSEVLREAAIAGIGIALRSTWDIGEEIASGRLQRVLPDFSASRNVAIHAVYPSRRFLPAKVRLFIDYLAALYGPVPYWETGGRANMTAPATAADPVHKPNGFAGDAATPGIADG; this comes from the coding sequence ATGACCAATATTGCTGACCTTGAAATTTTCGCACGAGTGGTTTCCGCCGGTAGCCTTTCCGGGGCCGGCCGCGAACTTGGCCTTTCTCCCGCCGTCGTCTCCAAAAGACTGCGCAAGCTTGAAGACCGGCTCGGCACCCGATTGCTCCAGCGAACGACGCGTCAGGTGGCCCTGACCGAAGCCGGCCAGGGTTTTTACGAACGCGTCGTCGCCATCATCGCCGGTATCGAGGAGGCCGAGTCTTACGTCACCCGGCGCTCCACCCAGCCTCGCGGTACCTTGAAGATCTCGGCGCCGACCTCGTTTGCGCGCATGCACATCGCGCCGCATCTCGGTGCCTTCATGCGCGAGAACGCCGATCTGTCCATCAACCTCGTCCTGACCGACGAGTTCGTCGACATCGTCGGCGAGGGTTTCGACCTTGCCATCCGCATCGCCGAACTCTCCGATTCGAGCCTGGTTGCCCGCCGCCTGGCGCCGGTCGAGCGTGTCCTGGTGGCCGCGCCCACCTACTTGGCGGCGAACGGAACGCCGCAGTCGATCGAAGACCTCGACCGTCACGTCTGCCTGGCACAGCACAACAATGAGGCCTGGCGCCTCGAAGGGCCGCAGGGCCCGTTCGTCTACCGCGCCGAGGGACCGTTGCAGACCAATTCCAGCGAGGTGCTGCGCGAGGCCGCGATCGCCGGCATCGGCATTGCGCTGCGCTCGACATGGGACATCGGCGAGGAGATCGCGAGCGGGCGGCTGCAGCGTGTGTTGCCCGACTTTTCCGCGTCGCGGAACGTCGCGATCCACGCGGTGTATCCTTCGCGCCGTTTCCTGCCGGCCAAGGTCCGCCTGTTCATCGACTACCTTGCTGCGCTCTACGGACCTGTGCCCTACTGGGAGACCGGTGGCCGCGCCAACATGACGGCTCCGGCAACGGCAGCTGATCCCGTGCACAAACCGAACGGCTTCGCCGGCGACGCGGCAACGCCAGGAATTGCTGACGGTTAG
- a CDS encoding alpha-hydroxy acid oxidase, whose amino-acid sequence MPPILEIADLKKLARRRVPKMFFDYADSGSWTESTYRANEEDFAGIKLRQRVLVDMTDRSLASTMVGEPVAMPVALAPTGLTGMQHADGEILAARAAEKFGVPFTLSTMSICSIEDVAAATGKPFWFQLYVMRDKDFVANLIDRAKAAGCSALVLTLDLQILGQRHKDLRNGLSAPPRFTPKHIWQMATRPRWCLGMLGTQRRTFGNIVGHAKGVADLSSLSSWTAEQFDPRLSWEDIEWIRQRWGGKLILKGILDREDAEMAARTGADAIVVSNHGGRQLDGADSSIARLGEIADAVGDRIEIQFDGGIRSGQDVLKALCLGARGTYIGRPFLYGLGAMGEAGVTMALEIIRKELDITMALCGKRDIKLAGKDWLARPLA is encoded by the coding sequence ATGCCCCCAATTCTCGAAATCGCCGACCTCAAGAAACTCGCCAGACGGCGCGTGCCGAAGATGTTCTTCGACTACGCCGATTCCGGGTCATGGACCGAAAGCACCTACCGCGCCAACGAGGAGGATTTCGCCGGAATCAAGCTGCGCCAGCGCGTGCTGGTCGACATGACCGACCGCAGCCTCGCCTCGACAATGGTCGGGGAACCGGTCGCGATGCCCGTCGCGCTCGCCCCCACCGGCCTGACCGGCATGCAGCACGCCGACGGCGAAATCCTCGCCGCGCGCGCCGCCGAGAAGTTTGGCGTTCCGTTCACGCTGTCGACCATGAGCATCTGCTCTATCGAGGACGTCGCTGCGGCGACCGGCAAGCCGTTCTGGTTCCAGCTTTATGTCATGCGCGACAAGGATTTCGTGGCCAACCTGATCGACCGCGCCAAAGCCGCCGGATGCTCGGCGCTGGTGCTCACGCTCGACCTGCAGATACTCGGCCAGCGCCACAAGGATCTGCGCAATGGCCTGTCGGCTCCACCCCGCTTCACGCCAAAGCACATCTGGCAAATGGCGACGCGCCCGCGCTGGTGTCTCGGCATGCTGGGCACGCAGCGGCGCACGTTCGGCAATATCGTTGGCCATGCCAAGGGCGTCGCCGACCTGTCGTCGCTTTCGTCATGGACGGCAGAGCAGTTCGACCCCCGACTGTCGTGGGAGGACATCGAGTGGATCAGGCAGCGCTGGGGCGGCAAGCTGATCCTCAAGGGCATCCTTGACCGCGAGGATGCGGAAATGGCTGCCAGGACCGGTGCCGACGCGATCGTCGTCTCCAACCATGGCGGCCGCCAGCTCGATGGCGCAGACTCCTCGATAGCGAGACTCGGGGAAATCGCCGACGCGGTCGGCGACAGGATCGAGATCCAATTCGACGGCGGCATCCGCTCGGGCCAGGACGTGCTCAAGGCGCTTTGCCTGGGCGCCAGGGGTACCTATATCGGCCGGCCGTTCCTTTACGGTCTCGGGGCGATGGGCGAGGCCGGCGTTACCATGGCGCTGGAGATCATCCGCAAGGAACTGGACATCACGATGGCCCTGTGTGGTAAGCGTGACATCAAGCTTGCGGGCAAGGACTGGCTGGCGCGACCCTTGGCCTGA